The genomic DNA NNNNNNNNNNNNNNNNNNNNNNNNNNNNNNNNNNNNNNNNNNNNNNNNNNNNNNNNNNNNNNNNNNNNNNNNNNNNNNNNNNNNNNNNNNNNNNNNNNNNNNNNNNNNNNNNNNNNNNNNNNNNNNNNNNNNNNNNNNNNNNNNNNNNNNNNNNNNNNNNNNNNNNNNNNNNNNNNNNNNNNNNNNNNNNNNNNNNNNNNNNNNNNNNNNNNNNNNNNNNNNNNNNNNNNNNNNNNNNNNNNNNNNNNNNNNNNNNNNNNNNNNNNNNNNNNNNNNNNNNNNNNNNNNNNNNNNNNNNNNNNNNNNNNNNNNNNNNNNNNNNNNNNNNNNNNNNNNNNNNNNNNNNNNNNNNNNNNNNNNNNNNNNNNNNNNNNNNNNNNNNNNNNNNNNNNNNNNNNNNNNNNNNNNNNNNNNNNNNNNNNNNNNNNNNNNNNNNNNNNNNNNNNNNNNNNNNNNNNNNNNNNNNNNNNNNNNNNNNNNNNNNNNNNNNNNNNNNNNNNNNNNNNNNNNNNNNNNNNNNNNNNNNNNNNNNNNNNNNNNNNNNNNNNNNNNNNNNNNNNNNNNNNNNNNNNNNNNNNNNNNNNNNNNNNNNNNNNNNNNNNNNNNNNNNNNNNNNNNNNNNNNNNNNNNNNNNNNNNNNNNNNNNNNNNNNNNNNNNNNNNNNNNNNNNNNNNNNNNNNNNNNNNNNNNNNNNNNNNNNNNNNNNNNNNNNNNNNNNNNNNNNNNNNNNNNNNNNNNNNNNNNNNNNNNNNNNNNNNNNNNNNNNNNNNNNNNNNNNNNNNNNNNNNNNNNNNNNNNNNNNNNNNNNNNNNNNNNNNNNNNNNNNNNNNNNNNNNNNNNNNNNNNNNNNNNNNNNNNNNNNNNNNNNNNNNNNNNNNNNNNNNNNNNNNNNNNNNNNNNNNNNNNNNNNNNNNNNNNNNNNNNNNNNNNNNNNNNNNNNNNNNNNNNNNNNNNNNNNNNNNNNNNNNNNNNNNNNNNNNNNNNNNNNNNNNNNNNNNNNNNNNNNNNNNNNNNNNNNNNNNNNNNNNNNNNNNNNNNNNNNNNNNNNNNNNNNNNNNNNNNNNNNNNNNNNNNNNNNNNNNNNNNNNNNNNNNNNNNNNNNNNNNNNNNNNNNNNNNNNNNNNNNNNNNNNNNNNNNNNNNNNNNNNNNNNNNNNNNNNNNNNNNNNNNNNNNNNNNNNNNNNNNNNNNNNNNNNNNNNNNNNNNNNNNNNNNNNNNNNNNNNNNNNNNNNNNNNNNNNNNNNNNNNNNNNNNNNNNNNNNNNNNNNNNNNNNNNNNNNNNNNNNNNNNNNNNNNNNNNNNNNNNNNNNNNNNNNNNNNNNNNNNNNNNNNNNNNNNNNNNNNNNNNNNNNNNNNNNNNNNNNNNNNNNNNNNNNNNNNNNNNNNNNNNNNNNNNNNNNNNNNNNNNNNNNNNNNNNNNNNNNNNNNNNNNNNNNNNNNNNNNNNNNNNNNNNNNNNNNNNNNNNNNNNNNNNNNNNNNNNNNNNNNNNNNNNNNNNNNNNNNNNNNNNNNNNNNNNNNNNNNNNNNNNNNNNNNNNNNNNNNNNNNNNNNNNNNNNNNNNNNNNNNNNNNNNNNNNNNNNNNNNNNNNNNNNNNNNNNNNNNNNNNNNNNNNNNNNNNNNNNNNNNNNNNNNNNNNNNNNNNNNNNNNNNNNNNNNNNNNNNNNNNNNNNNNNNNNNNNNNNNNNNNNNNNNNNNNNNNNNNNNNNNNNNNNNNNNNNNNNNNNNNNNNNNNNNNNNNNNNNNNNNNNNNNNNNNNNNNNNNNNNNNNNNNNNNNNNNNNNNNNNNNNNNNNNNNNNNNNNNNNNNNNNNNNNNNNNNNNNNNNNNNNNNNNNNNNNNNNNNNNNNNNNNNNNNNNNNNNNNNNNNNNNNNNNNNNNNNNNNNNNNNNNNNNNNNNNNNNNNNNNNNNNNNNNNNNNNNNNNNNNNNNNNNNNNNNNNNNNNNNNNNNNNNNNNNNNNNNNNNNNNNNNNNNNNNNNNNNNNNNNNNNNNNNNNNNNNNNNNNNNNNNNNNNNNNNNNNNNNNNNNNNNNNNNNNNNNNNNNNNNNNNNNNNNNNNNNNNNNNNNNNNNNNNNNNNNNNNNNNNNNNNNNNNNNNNNNNNNNNNNNNNNNNNNNNNNNNNNNNNNNNNNNNNNNNNNNNNNNNNNNNNNNNNNNNNNNNNNNNNNNNNNNNNNNNNNNNNNNNNNNNNNNNNNNNNNNNNNNNNNNNNNNNNNNNNNNNNNNNNNNNNNNNNNNNNNNNNNNNNNNNNNNNNNNNNNNNNNNNNNNNNNNNNNNNNNNNNNNNNNNNNNNNNNNNNNNNNNNNNNNNNNNNNNNNNNNNNNNNNNNNNNNNNNNNNNNNNNNNNNNNNNNNNNNNNNNNNNNNNNNNNNNNNNNNNNNNNNNNNNNNNNNNNNNNNNNNNNNNNNNNNNNNNNNNNNNNNNNNNNNNNNNNNNNNNNNNNNNNNNNNNNNNNNNNNNNNNNNNNNNNNNNNNNNNNNNNNNNNNNNNNNNNNNNNNNNNNNNNNNNNNNNNNNNNNNNNNNNNNNNNNNNNNNNNNNNNNNNNNNNNNNNNNNNNNNNNNNNNNNNNNNNNNNNNNNNNNNNNNNNNNNNNNNNNNNNNNNNNNNNNNNNNNNNNNNNNNNNNNNNNNNNNNNNNNNNNNNNNNNNNNNNNNNNNNNNNNNNNNNNNNNNNNNNNNNNNNNNNNNNNNNNNNNNNNNNNNNNNNNNNNNNNNNNNNNNNNNNNNNNNNNNNNNNNNNNNNNNNNNNNNNNNNNNNNNNNNNNNNNNNNNNNNNNNNNNNNNNNNNNNNNNNNNNNNNNNNNNNNNNNNNNNNNNNNNNNNNNNNNNNNNNNNNNNNNNNNNNNNNNNNNNNNNNNNNNNNNNNNNNNNNNNNNNNNNNNNNNNNNNNNNNNNNNNNNNNNNNNNNNNNNNNNNNNNNNNNNNNNNNNNNNNNNNNNNNNNNNNNNNNNNNNNNNNNNNNNNNNNNNNNNNNNNNNNNNNNNNNNNNNNNNNNNNNNNNNNNNNNNNNNNNNNNNNNNNNNNNNNNNNNNNNNNNNNNNNNNNNNNNNNNNNNNNNNNNNNNNNNNNNNNNNNNNNNNNNNNNNNNNNNNNNNNNNNNNNNNNNNNNNNNNNNNNNNNNNNNNNNNNNNNNNNNNNNNNNNNNNNNNNNNNNNNNNNNNNNNNNNNNNNNNNNNNNNNNNNNNNNNNNNNNNNNNNNNNNNNNNNNNNNNNNNNNNNNNNNNNNNNNNNNNNNNNNNNNNNNNNNNNNNNNNNNNNNNNNNNNNNNNNNNNNNNNNNNNNNNNNNNNNNNNNNNNNNNNNNNNNNNNNNNNNNNNNNNNNNNNNNNNNNNNNNNNNNNNNNNNNNNNNNNNNNNNNNNNNNNNNNNNNNNNNNNNNNNNNNNNNNNNNNNNNNNNNNNNNNNNNNNNNNNNNNNNNNNNNNNNNNNNNNNNNNNNNNNNNNNNNNNNNNNNNNNNNNNNNNNNNNNNNNNNNNNNNNNNNNNNNNNNNNNNNNNNNNNNNNNNNNNNNNNNNNNNNNNNNNNNNNNNNNNNNNNNNNNNNNNNNNNNNNNNNNNNNNNNNNNNNNNNNNNNNNNNNNNNNNNNNNNNNNNNNNNNNNNNNNNNNNNNNNNNNNNNNNNNNNNNNNNNNNNNNNNNNNNNNNNNNNNNNNNNNNNNNNNNNNNNNNNNNNNNNNNNNNNNNNNNNNNNNNNNNNNNNNNNNNNNNNNNNNNNNNNNNNNNNNNNNNNNNNNNNNNNNNNNNNNNNNNNNNNNNNNNNNNNNNNNNNNNNNNNNNNNNNNNNNNNNNNNNNNNNNNNNNNNNNNNNNNNNNNNNNNNNNNNNNNNNNNNNNNNNNNNNNNNNNNNNNNNNNNNNNNNNNNNNNNNNNNNNNNNNNNNNNNNNNNNNNNNNNNNNNNNNNNNNNNNNNNNNNNNNNNNNNNNNNNNNNNNNNNNNNNNNNNNNNNNNNNNNNNNNNNNNNNNNNNNNNNNNNNNNNNNNNNNNNNNNNNNNNNNNNNNNNNNNNNNNNNNNNNNNNNNNNNNNNNNNNNNNNNNNNNNNNNNNNNNNNNNNNNNNNNNNNNNNNNNNNNNNNNNNNNNNNNNNNNNNNNNNNNNNNNNNNNNNNNNNNNNNNNNNNNNNNNNNNNNNNNNNNNNNNNNNNNNNNNNNNNNNNNNNNNNNNNNNNNNNNNNNNNNNNNNNNNNNNNNNNNNNNNNNNNNNNNNNNNNNNNNNNNNNNNNNNNNNNNNNNNNNNNNNNNNNNNNNNNNNNNNNNNNNNNNNNNNNNNNNNNNNNNNNNNNNNNNNNNNNNNNNNNNNNNNNNNNNNNNNNNNNNNNNNNNNNNNNNNNNNNNNNNNNNNNNNNNNNNNNNNNNNNNNNNNNNNNNNNNNNNNNNNNNNNNNNNNNNNNNNNNNNNNNNNNNNNNNNNNNNNNNNNNNNNNNNNNNNNNNNNNNNNNNNNNNNNNNNNNNNNNNNNNNNNNNNNNNNNNNNNNNNNNNNNNNNNNNNNNNNNNNNNNNNNNNNNNNNNNNNNNNNNNNNNNNNNNNNNNNNNNNNNNNNNNNNNNNNNNNNNNNNNNNNNNNNNNNNNNNNNNNNNNNNNNNNNNNNNNNNNNNNNNNNNNNNNNNNNNNNNNNNNNNNNNNNNNNNNNNNNNNNNNNNNNNNNNNNNNNNNNNNNNNNNNNNNNNNNNNNNNNNNNNNNNNNNNNNNNNNNNNNNNNNNNNNNNNNNNNNNNNNNNNNNNNNNNNNNNNNNNNNNNNNNNNNNNNNNNNNNNNNNNNNNNNNNNNNNNNNNNNNNNNNNNNNNNNNNNNNNNNNNNNNNNNNNNNNNNNNNNNNNNNNNNNNNNNNNNNNNNNNNNNNNNNNNNNNNNNNNNNNNNNNNNNNNNNNNNNNNNNNNNNNNNNNNNNNNNNNNNNNNNNNNNNNNNNNNNNNNNNNNNNNNNNNNNNNNNNNNNNNNNNNNNNNNNNNNNNNNNNNNNNNNNNNNNNNNNNNNNNNNNNNNNNNNNNNNNNNNNNNNNNNNNNNNNNNNNNNNNNNNNNNNNNNNNNNNNNNNNNNNNNNNNNNNNNNNNNNNNNNNNNNNNNNNNNNNNNNNNNNNNNNNNNNNNNNNNNNNNNNNNNNNNNNNNNNNNNNNNNNNNNNNNNNNNNNNNNNNNNNNNNNNNNNNNNNNNNNNNNNNNNNNNNNNNNNNNNNNNNNNNNNNNNNNNNNNNNNNNNNNNNNNNNNNNNNNNNNNNNNNNNNNNNNNNNNNNNNNNNNNNNNNNNNNNNNNNNNNNNNNNNNNNNNNNNNNNNNNNNNNNNNNNNNNNNNNNNNNNNNNNNNNNNNNNNNNNNNNNNNNNNNNNNNNNNNNNNNNNNNNNNNNNNNNNNNNNNNNNNNNNNNNNNNNNNNNNNNNNNNNNNNNNNNNNNNNNNNNNNNNNNNNNNNNNNNNNNNNNNNNNNNNNNNNNNNNNNNNNNNNNNNNNNNNNNNNNNNNNNNNNNNNNNNNNNNNNNNNNNNNNNNNNNNNNNNNNNNNNNNNNNNNNNNNNNNNNNNNNNNNNNNNNNNNNNNNNNNNNNNNNNNNNNNNNNNNNNNNNNNNNNNNNNNNNNNNNNNNNNNNNNNNNNNNNNNNNNNNNNNNNNNNNNNNNNNNNNNNNNNNNNNNNNNNNNNNNNNNNNNNNNNNNNNNNNNNNNNNNNNNNNNNNNNNNNNNNNNNNNNNNNNNNNNNNNNNNNNNNNNNNNNNNNNNNNNNNNNNNNNNNNNNNNNNNNNNNNNNNNNNNNNNNNNNNNNNNNNNNNNNNNNNNNNNNNNNNNNNNNNNNNNNNNNNNNNNNNNNNNNNNNNNNNNNNNNNNNNNNNNNNNNNNNNNNNNNNNNNNNNNNNNNNNNNNNNNNNNNNNNNNNNNNNNNNNNNNNNNNNNNNNNNNNNNNNNNNNNNNNNNNNNNNNNNNNNNNNNNNNNNNNNNNNNNNNNNNNNNNNNNNNNNNNNNNNNNNNNNNNNNNNNNNNNNNNNNNNNNNNNNNNNNNNNNNNNNNNNNNNNNNNNNNNNNNNNNNNNNNNNNNNNNNNNNNNNNNNNNNNNNNNNNNNNNNNNNNNNNNNNNNNNNNNNNNNNNNNNNNNNNNNNNNNNNNNNNNNNNNNNNNNNNNNNNNNNNNNNNNNNNNNNNNNNNNNNNNNNNNNNNNNNNNNNNNNNNNNNNNNNNNNNNNNNNNNNNNNNNNNNNNNNNNNNNNNNNNNNNNNNNNNNNNNNNNNNNNNNNNNNNNNNNNNNNNNNNNNNNNNNNNNNNNNNNNNNNNNNNNNNNNNNNNNNNNNNNNNNNNNNNNNNNNNNNNNNNNNNNNNNNNNNNNNNNNNNNNNNNNNNNNNNNNNNNNNNNNNNNNNNNNNNNNNNNNNNNNNNNNNNNNNNNNNNNNNNNNNNNNNNNNNNNNNNNNNNNNNNNNNNNNNNNNNNNNNNNAGAGCTGGGTGAGTCCTTCCAGCCCCTTCCACCACCAAAATCCCTTTAGTGGAACTGACAGAAGACTGCAGAGCGCTGGGTTTATGTGATGGGTTGGGATCGTGGGATCCTTGGGGCCTTGGGATGTGTTGTGGCCTTGGCATGTGCTGGGTTCATGGGATGCAGTTGGGTTGTGGGATGTGTCAATCCTGACTGCTCCAATTGCAAAACTCTTGCCCAATCACTTTCTTTCTATTAGTTTAATTCCTTCTTGGGACCAAAGTGGTCATTGATCACTTCCCAGAACAAAAAGATTTCGGGGCTGGGTTATGGGTGTAGCCATGGGATGAGATGGTCTTCCCTCTGATCatgcctttcctttccttctattTTGCAGAGGCAAAAGATGCAGTGTTGGGTAAGTCTCCTTCCCCAAAGTGAGGGAATTTAGGACTCCCCACGGCATCAGCCGTGGGATGAGCAGCTCTCCCCTCTgaccctgcactgctctgctctttcttttccagatgaaGTACCTGCAATATTGGGTGAGCCTCCATtcccaatttcttttttccaaatgctCTTCCGATGGGAGCTGTGGCATGAGATCTTACTCTCATCATGCACcgtttctgcttttcctttgcaggtTTAAATGCAGCAAATCTGAGTAAGTCTCCTTCCCTCAAACTGAAGGATTTTGGGGGTCTTCCCGTGGGATCAGAAAATACGACCCTTCTTATCATGAATTCTTATTTGCTTCTTTTGCAGAGATTCTAGCTTCAAAACTGAGTGAGTGCTCCCTCCCCAGCTAGAAGTGGCTCTGCCTGTGTGAGCTGTGGGATCAGATGTTCCTCTCATCACgcattgcttttctctttctgttccagtgaaacaaatggaaaaattggGTGAGTCTTCTTCCCCGAAACAAAGGAATGTGAGTTTCCCTTAGGATGACAAGCTGTCCCACCTCAGCAtccattgcttttattttcttttttgcagacATAAGGAATTCACTGCTGAGTAAGTTGCAGTTAATAAAGTGAGGGAATTTGGGGTCTTCCCAAGGGACTGCGTAAGGGATGAAAAATCCCCTCTGACCATGcgctgcttttttctttctttgccagaAAAACAGTATGAGAAGACGGGTGAGTCTCCTCTCCCAAAATAAAACCCACTGCAGTCCCCCTGTGTGAGCTGTGGGACGAGATGTTCCTCTCATCACGCCCTGTTTTTGCTTCTCCTTGGCAGATTTAAGTGCTGCAAATCTCACTATCGCTCCCTCAGTGCACTGAAGGAATCTGGGGTCTTCCCATGGGATCAGCCACGGGATGATAACCTGACCCTTCTCATCACGCATTTCttaattgtttcttttgcagagaTACTAGCTGAAGAAGTGGGTGAGTTCTCCCTCCCAAATCAAAGGGGTTCTGCCTGTGTGAGCTGTGCAATGGGATGTTCCTCTCATCAtgcattgcttttctcttccatttccagAGAAACACTGTGATGAGATGGGTGAGTCTATCCTCCCATACTGAAAACTTTGGGGTCTTCCTATGGGGGCTGTGGGATGAGATGTTCCTCTCATCACAgattgtttctgcttttcctttgcagattTACGTGGTGCAGATCTGAGTAAGTCTCCCTCCCTGCACTGAAGGAATTTGGGGTCTTCCCATGGCATCAAGCATTTAATGATAACCTGACCCTTTTCATCACGCatttctgatttgtttcttttgcagagaACCACATTGAAGAACTGGGTGAGTGCTTCCGcccaaactgaaagaaaaaagggctCTGCCCGTGTGAGCGGTGGGATGAGAAGTTCCTCTCATCATGcgctgcttttctctttcttttccagtggaACAAAGAGAATCAGTGGGTGAGTCTTCTTCCCCAAAGCCAAGGAACGTGGGGTTGCCCATGGCGTGACAAGTTGTCCCAAGTCATCATGtgttacttttcctttctggtAGAGGAATGGAACTCCCTGCTGAGTAAGTTGCACTCAGTAAATGGAGGGAACGTGGGGTCCTTCCATGGGACTGCGTACGGGATGAAAATTCCGCTCTGACCATGCACCgcatttctcttccatttccagAGAAACAGTATGAGAAGTTGGGTGAGTCTCCCCTCCCATACTGAAAACTTTGGGGTCTTCCTATGGGAGCTGCGGGATGAGATGTTCCTCTCGTCGAactctgtttctgcttttcctttgcaggtTTACGTGCTACAAATCTGAGTAAGTCTCCCTCCCTGCACTGAAGGAATTTGGGGTCTTCCCATAGGAGCAGCCTTGGTAGGCAATCTCATCCTTCTCATCATGCAttgcttatttcttttgcaGGGAAACAAGTTGAAAAGCTGGGTGAGTCCTCTCTCCAATATTAGAAGAAAGGGGTCTTCCTATGGGAGCCGCGGGATGAGATGTTTCTCTCGTTAtgccttgctttctgtttctttttcagagaacaaaattgAAGTAGTGGGTGAGTCTTCTTCCCTGATCCAAGGGAATGTGGGGTCTTGCCAAGGGAAAACATACGGGCTGAAAAATCCCCTCTGACCACgtcctgcttttctctttctttcccagaGAAACACTTCAAAAAGATTGGTGAGTCTCCTCTCCCCCAAAAATACCTGCTGTCTTCCTGTGTGAGCTGTGGGATGAGATGCTCCTCTCATCATtcactgtttctgcttttccttcgCAGGTATAAGCATTCCTAATCTGAGTAAGTCTTCCTCCCCAAACCAAAGAGATTTCGGGTCCCCTCTTGGGATCAGCCATGGGATGATAACCTGAACCTTCTCATCACGCGCTTCTCGTTGGTTCCTTTTGCAGAGCTACACATGGCAGAGCTGGGTGAGTCCTCCCTCCCAAATTACCAACAAAGGGGTCTGCCTGTGTGAGCTGCGTGATGAGATTCCCCTCATCATGCattgctttcctcttccatttccaGAGGAGCAAGCTGAAGCTGTGGGTGAGTCTTCTTCCCCAAAGCAAGGCAATTTGAGGTTTCCCGTGGGATGACAAGCTGCCCCACCTCATCATGCcgtgctttttctcctttatttttgcaGAGAACCGGAAATCAGAGCTGAGTAAGTTGCAGTCACTAAACTGAGGGAATTTGGGGTCTTCCCAAGGGACTGCATATGAGATGAAGAATCTCCTCTGACCACgcactgcttttctctttcttttccagagagACATTTAACAAATA from Meleagris gallopavo isolate NT-WF06-2002-E0010 breed Aviagen turkey brand Nicholas breeding stock unplaced genomic scaffold, Turkey_5.1 ChrUn_random_7180001888429, whole genome shotgun sequence includes the following:
- the LOC109364668 gene encoding paramyosin-like isoform X5, with protein sequence MVFPLIMPFLSFYFAEAKDAVLDEVPAILGLNAANLKILASKLMKQMEKLDIRNSLLKKQYEKTEILAEEVEKHCDEMDLRGADLKNHIEELVEQRESVEEWNSLLKKQYEKLGLRATNLRKQVEKLENKIEVVEKHFKKIGISIPNLKLHMAELEEQAEAVENRKSELKRHLTNMGLRAAELKKYVEELVTRGEALVKISEVVVKRSEAVGQTA
- the LOC109364668 gene encoding paramyosin-like isoform X2; translation: MVFPLIMPFLSFYFAEAKDAVLDEVPAILGLNAANLKILASKLMKQMEKLDIRNSLLKKQYEKTEILAEEVEKHCDEMDLRGADLKNHIEELVEQRESVEEWNSLLKKQYEKLGLRATNLRKQVEKLENKIEVVEKHFKKIGISIPNLKLHMAELEEQAEAVENRKSELKRHLTNMGLRAAELKKYVEELVTRGEALVKRSEAVVVEIEDSGESSPNQRNWGFPMGSQAVPPQHPLPLLSLPGQTA
- the LOC109364668 gene encoding paramyosin-like isoform X4, translated to MVFPLIMPFLSFYFAEAKDAVLDEVPAILGLNAANLKILASKLMKQMEKLDIRNSLLKKQYEKTEILAEEVEKHCDEMDLRGADLKNHIEELVEQRESVEEWNSLLKKQYEKLGLRATNLRKQVEKLENKIEVVEKHFKKIGISIPNLKLHMAELEEQAEAVENRKSELKRHLTNMGLRAAELKKYVEELVTRGEALVKRSEAVVVEIEDSGQTA
- the LOC109364668 gene encoding paramyosin-like isoform X1, producing the protein MVFPLIMPFLSFYFAEAKDAVLDEVPAILGLNAANLKILASKLMKQMEKLDIRNSLLKKQYEKTEILAEEVEKHCDEMDLRGADLKNHIEELVEQRESVEEWNSLLKKQYEKLGLRATNLRKQVEKLENKIEVVEKHFKKIGISIPNLKLHMAELEEQAEAVENRKSELKRHLTNMGLRAAELKKYVEELVTRGEALVKISEVVVKRSEAVVVEIEDSGESSPNQRNWGFPMGSQAVPPQHPLPLLSLPGQTA
- the LOC109364668 gene encoding paramyosin-like isoform X3 produces the protein MVFPLIMPFLSFYFAEAKDAVLDEVPAILGLNAANLKILASKLMKQMEKLDIRNSLLKKQYEKTEILAEEVEKHCDEMDLRGADLKNHIEELVEQRESVEEWNSLLKKQYEKLGLRATNLRKQVEKLENKIEVVEKHFKKIGISIPNLKLHMAELEEQAEAVENRKSELKRHLTNMGLRAAELKKYVEELVTRGEALVKISEVVVKRSEAVVVEIEDSGQTA
- the LOC109364668 gene encoding uncharacterized protein LOC109364668 isoform X6; this translates as MVFPLIMPFLSFYFAEAKDAVLDEVPAILGLNAANLKILASKLMKQMEKLDIRNSLLKKQYEKTEILAEEVEKHCDEMDLRGADLKNHIEELVEQRESVEEWNSLLKKQYEKLGLRATNLRKQVEKLENKIEVVEKHFKKIGESPLPQKYLLSSCVSCGMRCSSHHSLFLLFLRRATHGRAGGAS